A genome region from Celeribacter baekdonensis includes the following:
- a CDS encoding ABC transporter substrate-binding protein, translating to MTAKTQLTRRGFIGASAALTALIATGAPVLAQSADSLTIAYNIPVQSWDPTTGPAAVNPALQSIYLAVFDRFIDQAPDLSFGPGLLTEWGFNDDKTKITMTVREGVKWHNGDDFTPEDVVWSLTRAANPETGNPMQFVWSKIGNFSIEGNVITGDVFNFEPALFKWMAFLTAFVLPKKYYEEVGSDGFEKAPIGTGPYMVDAFEQGAYVRLKAFADYWGGAPEFDTVTLKFVTDAASRVAEIESGNVDVTSNMPYEEYDRLIAKDGLYGVAVPITDIGMIFLNDIDVMLDKNVRLAAHHAIDKQLIIDRLLRGYGVALSTLEVPGYAAYDDSIVVEYDPEKSKELLAASGYSTDNPVRFTIQTTRGFKPKDYEMIQAIVGMWRKVGIEAEIEVYEIAKHYELRASDTLAPAAFYNWGNSIGDPSTSTGFSMFGPSPHAVWDSPDLVEKIGPLFVEADEDKRIQGYKDVSRYIAEEGYVIPILQYVMPIVYASTVNVVPYTSGDLLPQAMTKS from the coding sequence ATGACTGCAAAGACACAACTGACACGGCGCGGATTTATCGGCGCATCGGCGGCCCTGACCGCCTTGATCGCAACGGGTGCACCTGTTTTGGCACAGAGTGCCGACAGCCTGACCATCGCCTATAATATTCCGGTGCAAAGCTGGGACCCGACCACGGGCCCGGCGGCGGTTAACCCGGCGCTGCAATCCATCTATCTCGCCGTGTTCGACCGTTTCATCGACCAAGCCCCTGACCTGTCGTTTGGCCCCGGCCTTTTGACCGAATGGGGTTTCAATGACGACAAAACCAAGATCACCATGACCGTCCGCGAAGGCGTCAAATGGCACAACGGCGACGATTTCACCCCCGAGGATGTGGTGTGGTCCCTGACCCGCGCGGCAAATCCCGAAACCGGGAACCCGATGCAATTCGTCTGGTCGAAAATTGGCAACTTTTCCATTGAGGGCAATGTGATCACCGGCGATGTGTTCAACTTTGAACCGGCGTTGTTCAAATGGATGGCCTTCCTGACCGCCTTTGTCCTACCGAAGAAATACTACGAAGAGGTTGGATCAGACGGGTTTGAAAAGGCACCCATCGGCACTGGCCCCTATATGGTCGATGCTTTTGAGCAGGGGGCCTATGTGCGGCTCAAGGCCTTTGCGGATTATTGGGGTGGCGCACCAGAGTTTGACACCGTGACCCTCAAATTCGTCACCGATGCCGCCTCGCGTGTGGCAGAAATTGAATCGGGCAATGTCGATGTGACCTCGAACATGCCTTATGAGGAATACGACCGTTTGATCGCCAAAGACGGCCTGTACGGTGTGGCCGTGCCGATCACCGATATTGGTATGATTTTTCTGAACGACATTGACGTGATGTTGGACAAGAACGTCCGCCTTGCCGCCCATCACGCGATTGACAAACAGCTCATCATTGATCGCCTGTTGCGCGGATATGGCGTGGCCCTGTCCACCCTCGAAGTGCCCGGCTACGCCGCCTATGACGACAGCATCGTGGTGGAATACGACCCTGAAAAATCCAAAGAGCTTTTGGCCGCATCCGGCTATTCCACCGACAATCCGGTGCGCTTTACCATTCAAACCACACGCGGGTTCAAACCCAAGGATTACGAGATGATCCAAGCCATCGTTGGCATGTGGCGCAAGGTTGGGATCGAAGCCGAAATTGAGGTCTATGAGATCGCCAAGCACTATGAGCTGCGCGCCTCTGATACCTTGGCCCCGGCAGCGTTTTACAACTGGGGCAACTCGATCGGGGATCCCTCGACCTCCACAGGGTTCTCAATGTTCGGCCCGTCGCCCCATGCGGTGTGGGACAGCCCTGATTTGGTTGAAAAAATTGGTCCGCTTTTTGTCGAAGCCGACGAAGACAAACGCATTCAGGGCTACAAAGATGTGTCGCGCTACATCGCCGAAGAGGGCTATGTCATCCCGATTTTGCAATATGTGATGCCGATCGTCTACGCGTCCACGGTGAATGTGGTGCCCTACACGTCTGGCGACTTGCTGCCCCAAGCCATGACCAAATCCTGA
- a CDS encoding phytoene desaturase family protein translates to MSTPIVIIGAGINGLVAAADLAARGKKVRVFERAPTPGGAVRTEELTLPGFRHDVAAMNLSMFAGSAFMARHGEEMARHGMAFVPISRPFAQAMAPGDYVGVTTDVEETLSTFASDRDKATWRDLMAAFPARAGVVGGLLGTPMQRWPLLKFIWKTWRSLGTAKSLEVAQFLTNSPRAWLEETFEDPRLRTALSTWGMHLDFAPDIAGGAIFPYLEAMGGQAMGMVIGQGGADVATRALVTMIEARGGTVECNADVTEILHTNGRATGVVVNGKKVEASTILAGLAPKHLLRLTGGTQDARFDTGLEKFRHAPGTMMIHLALDGPVPWAAKALGSFAYVHIGRDIDTASRTYTQALAGLLPDTPLLVVGQPTVFDPTRAPDGKHTLWVQVRVVPAEIKGDAKGEITSQNWEDAKVLMAERALDLIEEQAPGFRATIRAQSLVSPLDLEAENPNLVGGDQICGSHHLSQNFLFRPVRGFADGHTPIEGLHMIGAATWPGAGTGAGSGFFAAQMIK, encoded by the coding sequence ATGAGCACGCCGATCGTCATCATTGGGGCCGGGATCAACGGCCTTGTCGCTGCGGCCGATCTGGCCGCAAGGGGCAAAAAGGTTCGTGTTTTCGAGCGCGCGCCAACCCCCGGCGGCGCGGTGCGCACCGAAGAGTTGACCCTCCCCGGCTTTCGTCACGATGTCGCGGCGATGAACCTGTCGATGTTCGCAGGCTCGGCCTTTATGGCCCGCCACGGGGAGGAAATGGCACGGCATGGAATGGCATTTGTCCCCATCTCGCGCCCCTTTGCACAGGCGATGGCGCCGGGCGATTATGTCGGCGTGACCACGGATGTGGAGGAGACACTGTCCACCTTTGCCTCCGACAGAGACAAGGCGACATGGCGCGACCTGATGGCGGCGTTTCCCGCCCGCGCCGGTGTGGTCGGTGGGTTGCTTGGCACCCCGATGCAACGCTGGCCCCTGCTCAAATTCATCTGGAAAACATGGCGGTCTCTGGGGACGGCGAAAAGTCTTGAGGTGGCGCAATTTTTGACAAACTCGCCGCGCGCGTGGTTGGAAGAGACCTTTGAAGACCCGCGCCTGCGCACCGCGCTTTCAACATGGGGGATGCACCTTGATTTTGCCCCCGACATCGCCGGCGGTGCGATTTTCCCCTATCTCGAAGCCATGGGTGGTCAGGCCATGGGGATGGTGATTGGTCAGGGTGGTGCCGATGTTGCTACTCGCGCATTGGTCACCATGATTGAGGCGCGCGGCGGTACCGTCGAATGCAACGCCGATGTGACAGAGATCCTGCACACAAATGGCAGGGCCACAGGCGTTGTCGTGAATGGCAAAAAGGTCGAAGCCTCAACCATTTTGGCAGGTCTGGCCCCAAAACACCTGCTGCGCCTCACGGGTGGCACACAGGATGCGCGATTTGACACAGGTCTCGAAAAATTCCGTCATGCGCCCGGAACAATGATGATCCATCTTGCCTTGGACGGCCCTGTGCCATGGGCGGCTAAGGCGCTTGGCAGCTTCGCATATGTCCATATCGGGCGCGACATTGACACCGCCTCGCGCACCTATACCCAAGCGCTTGCCGGGCTTTTGCCGGACACGCCGCTTCTTGTCGTCGGTCAGCCGACAGTGTTCGACCCCACGCGTGCGCCGGATGGAAAGCACACGCTTTGGGTTCAGGTCCGGGTGGTTCCGGCGGAGATCAAAGGCGATGCAAAAGGAGAAATTACCTCACAAAATTGGGAAGATGCAAAGGTTCTGATGGCAGAACGCGCGCTTGATCTGATCGAAGAGCAAGCGCCCGGGTTTCGCGCCACCATCCGCGCACAGTCGCTTGTCTCGCCGCTCGATCTCGAGGCGGAAAACCCCAATCTCGTTGGCGGCGATCAAATCTGTGGCTCTCATCACCTGAGCCAGAACTTTCTCTTTCGCCCTGTGCGCGGCTTTGCCGACGGACACACGCCGATAGAGGGGCTGCATATGATTGGTGCCGCGACCTGGCCGGGAGCCGGGACCGGTGCCGGATCGGGATTTTTTGCGGCACAAATGATCAAGTGA
- a CDS encoding indolepyruvate oxidoreductase subunit beta family protein has protein sequence MNIQANPIVARRSPGPDGEKVITLAALAVGGQGGGVLTNWIVAVAEANGYRAQSTSVAGVAQRTGATIYYVEMCRDTGRAPVFSLSPSIGDVDILIASELMEGGRAIMRGFVTPGRTTLITSTHRIAAVSEKINPGDGRVDGADVVAAMGIAADHVVAFDMESVAKKAGSVISSSLLGALAGSGALPFPRDSFEDVIRGSGRGVEASLRAFGEAYEIAKGTKSAPLPEEATAPIVPVLHIPQKLAAKWAALEARVAALPDAVKEMTALGLKKVVDYQDVAYGADYLDMVEKMVALDAAPFDLSVNAAKYCARALCYDDLLRVADIKTRASRFERVKDEVVVKDDQVLMLTEYFHPRFEEFTTTLPKSMGKWLQRRKGIEAFYTKRFDKGRRIRTDSLRGFMMLWVVSSLRPIRRTLLRHESEMAHMTAWFNTAMDVAKTDPALACEVLANYRLIKGYSDTHARGLSKFARVMGALDLLKGRNDAADWMRRLRVAALDDVKGDKLDGALATVKSFAG, from the coding sequence ATGAACATCCAAGCAAACCCGATTGTCGCCCGCCGCTCTCCCGGCCCTGACGGAGAAAAAGTCATTACCTTGGCCGCACTGGCTGTTGGCGGGCAAGGCGGCGGCGTGCTCACCAACTGGATTGTGGCCGTGGCCGAAGCCAACGGCTATCGCGCCCAATCCACCTCGGTCGCGGGCGTGGCCCAGCGGACGGGCGCAACCATTTACTATGTTGAAATGTGCCGCGACACAGGCCGCGCGCCGGTGTTCTCCCTATCCCCCTCGATTGGGGACGTCGACATTCTCATCGCCTCGGAATTGATGGAAGGCGGGCGGGCGATCATGCGCGGTTTTGTGACGCCGGGCCGCACCACGTTGATCACCTCCACCCACCGCATCGCTGCCGTGTCGGAAAAAATCAACCCCGGCGACGGTCGCGTCGATGGCGCAGACGTGGTCGCCGCCATGGGCATCGCGGCGGATCATGTCGTCGCCTTTGATATGGAAAGCGTGGCGAAAAAAGCCGGGTCGGTGATTTCGTCGTCCTTGCTTGGCGCGTTGGCGGGATCAGGCGCGCTGCCGTTTCCGCGCGACAGTTTTGAGGACGTGATCCGTGGCTCTGGTCGTGGTGTTGAGGCAAGTTTGCGGGCGTTTGGCGAGGCCTACGAGATTGCAAAAGGCACCAAATCTGCGCCGCTCCCAGAAGAAGCCACCGCCCCGATCGTTCCGGTGTTGCATATCCCGCAAAAGCTCGCCGCCAAATGGGCCGCCCTTGAGGCCCGCGTTGCGGCCCTGCCGGATGCGGTCAAGGAGATGACGGCCCTGGGTTTGAAAAAAGTCGTGGACTACCAAGATGTTGCTTATGGCGCAGACTATCTCGACATGGTCGAAAAGATGGTCGCGCTGGATGCCGCACCGTTTGATCTCAGCGTAAATGCCGCCAAATATTGCGCCCGCGCATTGTGTTATGATGATCTGTTGCGGGTCGCGGATATCAAAACACGGGCATCGCGGTTTGAGCGCGTCAAAGACGAGGTGGTCGTCAAAGACGATCAAGTCCTGATGCTCACCGAATATTTTCACCCGCGCTTTGAGGAATTCACCACGACCTTGCCCAAATCCATGGGGAAATGGCTGCAAAGACGCAAAGGCATTGAAGCGTTTTACACCAAGCGTTTCGATAAAGGCCGGCGCATTCGCACCGATAGTTTGCGCGGCTTTATGATGCTTTGGGTGGTGTCTTCCCTGCGTCCGATCCGCCGCACATTGCTACGTCATGAAAGTGAGATGGCGCATATGACCGCATGGTTCAACACGGCTATGGACGTGGCCAAAACCGACCCGGCACTCGCCTGTGAAGTGCTGGCCAATTATCGCCTGATCAAGGGCTATTCCGACACCCATGCCCGTGGCCTGTCGAAATTTGCCCGCGTGATGGGCGCGCTTGATCTCTTAAAGGGCCGCAATGATGCTGCCGACTGGATGCGTCGTTTGCGCGTCGCGGCCCTCGACGATGTCAAAGGCGACAAACTTGATGGGGCTTTGGCCACTGTCAAAAGCTTTGCGGGGTAA
- a CDS encoding MarR family winged helix-turn-helix transcriptional regulator, translating to MMDRPEDLEEFTPYLMNRVMARYNKGVEAALKEVGVSVAQMRALVVLFDGGPCTISELSVLTVIKQSTLSRTLDSMEKADLIRREGQDGDSRVRQISLTDAGRAAYEAAWPAMIGMRDTMLAALTQDERALLNTMLLRVFYDIRHHDF from the coding sequence ATGATGGACCGTCCCGAGGATCTCGAAGAATTCACGCCCTATCTGATGAACCGGGTCATGGCGCGCTACAACAAAGGCGTCGAAGCGGCGCTCAAAGAGGTGGGTGTCTCCGTGGCTCAAATGCGCGCGCTCGTCGTTTTATTCGATGGCGGCCCCTGCACGATCAGCGAGCTGTCGGTGCTGACTGTGATCAAACAATCCACCCTCTCGCGCACACTCGATTCAATGGAAAAAGCCGATCTGATCCGCCGCGAAGGACAAGATGGCGACAGCCGCGTGCGCCAAATCAGCCTCACCGATGCCGGACGCGCCGCCTATGAGGCCGCGTGGCCCGCGATGATTGGCATGCGCGACACCATGCTTGCCGCTCTGACGCAAGACGAACGCGCCCTGCTCAACACAATGCTTTTGCGGGTGTTCTACGACATCCGCCATCACGATTTTTAA
- a CDS encoding phytoene desaturase family protein, translating into MTASTDIAIIGTGINALVAGALLAKSGKRVAMFEREAVAGGCMRSETLAEGVTYDPLATTFVLWVTGAAHGALGADLARHGVEFCATDTPTGVLLPDGRALTYKMDRAANMAAFDAVHRGDGAQLGADLDAFGADAELLFGLMGGDPWSKSTAKLLGKEAWKRKPHGLAATMGGALQSMRGWLETSFEDELTRALWAPWCLHAGLGPEAAFSGQMGQVIGFALEAAGAPIVKGGAANMVRGLIAIIEENGGTVRTSAEVSEILVSNGKATGLRLSNGETIKAGKLLASVTPHQLYDRLAPSSKHRDNLRKYKYGKGNFQLHYLLNGPVKWNTPGLEAVQLLHITPGLDAVSKAGNEAERGMLPDVPTICVGQPTAADPSRAPEGQTVLWLQLPEAPRSVKGDARGEITVPADGQWTEALRETFADRVEAILSQHIDGFKDQIVTRRAISPADLEGYNMNLVGGDPYGGACALDQFFLWRPFADTLRHDSGIKNLYHIGASTHPGPGLSGGSGFLTAKELGA; encoded by the coding sequence ATGACCGCATCCACAGACATTGCCATCATCGGGACCGGGATCAACGCCTTGGTCGCCGGGGCCCTGCTGGCCAAATCCGGGAAACGTGTCGCGATGTTTGAACGCGAAGCCGTGGCCGGCGGCTGTATGCGGTCCGAAACCTTGGCGGAGGGGGTCACCTATGATCCCCTTGCCACAACATTCGTGCTTTGGGTGACGGGCGCGGCCCATGGCGCGCTCGGGGCCGATCTGGCCCGGCATGGGGTTGAATTTTGTGCCACAGACACCCCAACTGGCGTGCTTTTGCCCGATGGCCGGGCGCTGACCTATAAAATGGACCGCGCCGCCAATATGGCCGCTTTTGACGCGGTGCACAGAGGCGATGGCGCACAGCTTGGTGCTGATCTTGACGCTTTTGGTGCCGATGCCGAGCTTTTGTTTGGTCTGATGGGGGGCGACCCTTGGTCAAAATCCACCGCAAAGCTTTTGGGCAAAGAAGCCTGGAAACGCAAACCGCACGGGCTTGCCGCCACCATGGGCGGCGCTTTGCAATCCATGCGCGGCTGGTTGGAAACCTCTTTTGAGGATGAGTTGACGCGGGCGCTTTGGGCCCCTTGGTGCTTGCACGCGGGACTAGGTCCAGAGGCGGCGTTTTCCGGCCAAATGGGTCAGGTGATCGGCTTTGCCTTGGAGGCGGCAGGCGCGCCGATCGTGAAAGGCGGCGCGGCCAATATGGTGCGCGGGCTGATCGCGATCATCGAGGAAAACGGCGGCACCGTGCGCACCTCTGCTGAGGTGTCTGAAATTCTGGTCTCAAACGGCAAAGCGACCGGTCTCAGACTGTCAAACGGCGAGACAATCAAGGCGGGCAAACTGCTTGCTTCCGTCACGCCGCATCAACTCTATGACAGGCTCGCCCCCTCCTCCAAACACCGCGACAACCTACGCAAATACAAATACGGCAAAGGAAATTTCCAGCTTCACTATCTGCTCAACGGCCCTGTGAAATGGAACACTCCGGGGCTTGAGGCCGTTCAGCTTTTGCACATCACGCCCGGTCTGGATGCCGTGTCAAAAGCAGGCAACGAAGCCGAACGCGGGATGTTGCCGGATGTGCCAACGATCTGTGTGGGCCAACCCACAGCTGCCGATCCCAGCCGTGCACCAGAGGGTCAAACTGTGCTCTGGCTGCAACTGCCCGAAGCGCCACGCAGCGTCAAAGGCGATGCACGCGGCGAGATCACCGTGCCCGCCGATGGGCAATGGACAGAGGCCCTGCGCGAAACCTTTGCCGACCGCGTTGAGGCCATCCTGAGCCAGCATATCGACGGGTTCAAAGATCAGATTGTCACCCGTCGCGCGATCTCTCCGGCGGATTTGGAAGGCTACAACATGAACCTTGTTGGCGGCGATCCTTATGGCGGCGCTTGTGCTCTTGATCAGTTCTTCCTCTGGCGTCCGTTTGCTGACACCCTGCGTCACGACAGCGGCATCAAAAACCTCTATCACATCGGCGCGTCCACCCATCCGGGGCCGGGCCTGTCCGGTGGCTCAGGCTTTCTGACGGCCAAGGAATTGGGCGCATGA
- a CDS encoding cyclase family protein — MSTQETLASVAAGLLDGTIKVVDCTAPLGPDTPLLKLPPEFADDTPKIEIHKISEYGDRGPFWAWNWLKLGEHSGTHYDAPHHWITGKDFPDGSVDTINPQNFVAPANVIDCSKDAAENPDFLLTVAHVKAWEAEHGEIKEGEWVLMRTDWDQYNTDEDKYLNADENGPHTPGPTAELITYLMEEKKALGWGTQCIGTDAGAAGGFDIPFPAHNLLHKHNRYGLASLTNLKELPAKGAILVTAPLKIVKGTGSPIRALALIPAA, encoded by the coding sequence ATGTCCACCCAAGAAACACTCGCAAGCGTTGCTGCTGGCCTGCTTGACGGAACCATCAAAGTCGTCGATTGCACCGCCCCGCTCGGCCCCGATACACCGCTGTTGAAACTGCCGCCAGAGTTTGCCGACGACACGCCCAAAATCGAGATTCATAAGATTTCCGAATATGGTGACCGCGGTCCGTTTTGGGCTTGGAACTGGCTGAAACTCGGCGAACACTCCGGCACCCATTACGATGCCCCGCATCACTGGATCACCGGCAAAGATTTCCCCGACGGCTCCGTCGACACCATCAATCCGCAAAATTTCGTCGCTCCGGCCAATGTGATTGATTGCTCCAAAGACGCCGCCGAAAATCCCGATTTCCTTTTGACCGTTGCGCATGTGAAGGCGTGGGAAGCCGAGCATGGCGAAATCAAAGAAGGCGAATGGGTGCTGATGCGTACCGATTGGGATCAGTACAACACGGATGAGGACAAATACCTCAATGCCGACGAAAACGGCCCGCATACACCTGGTCCGACGGCGGAACTCATCACCTATCTGATGGAAGAGAAAAAGGCACTTGGCTGGGGTACTCAGTGCATCGGCACCGACGCTGGCGCTGCGGGTGGCTTTGACATTCCGTTCCCGGCGCACAACTTGCTGCACAAACACAACCGCTATGGCCTTGCCTCTCTGACCAACCTGAAAGAGCTGCCCGCCAAAGGCGCGATCCTTGTCACAGCGCCGCTCAAGATCGTCAAAGGCACCGGCTCGCCGATCCGCGCGCTTGCGCTCATCCCCGCCGCTTGA
- a CDS encoding cupin domain-containing protein, which yields MTDKVVPVVTRSTELDDSTLQSGECVRKSGVSPQHTPATKIWFGRVSNEPGHRSPPHHHEECETGGYVLKGHGRIYFGEDYKEYLDMYEGDFVFVPPYMPHVEVNMSTTEELVWLTCRTPDNLVTNLPDVPDEALEGYRRA from the coding sequence ATGACGGACAAAGTTGTTCCCGTCGTCACCCGTTCCACCGAACTGGACGACAGCACATTGCAATCTGGCGAATGCGTTCGCAAATCGGGTGTAAGCCCACAGCACACACCGGCCACCAAAATCTGGTTTGGCCGCGTGAGCAACGAGCCCGGTCACCGCTCGCCGCCGCATCACCATGAAGAATGCGAAACCGGCGGATATGTCCTGAAAGGTCACGGGCGTATCTATTTTGGCGAAGATTACAAAGAGTACCTCGACATGTACGAGGGCGATTTTGTGTTCGTGCCGCCGTATATGCCGCATGTTGAAGTCAACATGAGCACCACCGAGGAACTCGTTTGGCTGACCTGCCGGACCCCGGACAACCTCGTCACCAACCTGCCTGATGTGCCCGACGAAGCCCTCGAAGGCTATCGTCGCGCGTAA